Within Actinoplanes sp. L3-i22, the genomic segment GAAGAAACTTCCAGCGCTACCCTTGACATCGCGAGAGTTCGTGAAAGCATTCACAAGCGATAAGAAGTAACCGGTAGCGGCTTGTGCGCGTTCCTAAACAAGAAGCGCAGAACGGCTACCAATCACAAAGGCTTGCTGACGCTCCGGTGAGTGTACGGGTACAACCCGTCGGCACTGCGGGCGCATGCATATAGGTAAACAGCACTGTTTTCATTACCCCATCCGAAACAAGGAGTTTGCCGCCATGGACTGGCGTCACGATGCGATCTGCCGCGACGAGGACCCGGAGCTGTTCTTCCCGATCGGGACGTCCGGCCCCGCGCTCCTGCAGGTCGAGCAGGCCAAGGCCGTGTGCCGGCGGTGCCCTGTGACCGAGTCTTGCCTCCAGTGGGCACTCGAGTCCGGCCAGGACGCCGGCGTATGGGGCGGAATGAGCGAAGACGAACGGCGCGCGGTCAAGCGTCGTGGCGGCCTTCGGGTCTCCGCTCCCACTGCCTGATTTCAATCCCCCACACAGCATTCGCGCCCCGAGCCATGTCGGCTTCGGGGCGTCTTGCTGTTTCGGTTCGCTTACCCACTGCTGCCATTCCGCTGAGCGTCAATTCGATCACCGTACGTTTCCCCGTACTCCTGAAATGATCTCGAAATTGGCGCTTGATCGGTTTCCGTCGCTACTCCGGCACACTCCGCTGTGGATCATCCAATCTCGACTTCGGTTGTTGCATAGCGCAGAGTGATCGTTACTTTGGGTAGCAGATCGTTGGTGATCGACTTGTGGGTGGGGATGGCGGGGGATCCGGGTCGATGGCTCGGGTGGTTGTCCACAGCAATGGGTTGTCCACAGGGCGGCAGCGGGATCTTGCCGTTTCGCGGGACAATTGCCATTGGGGGGGACCCCCAGGTAGTAGGTGTGCTGGCCGGCTTCCTTGAGCTGATCGCCTGGCCTCGGGCCGAGGCTGGGCACGGCGGCTCGCCAGGCGGCGTCCGCGTCCGGTCACCCACGGCGGCGCCAGCCAGGGCCGAGGCTGGGCACGGCAGCTCACCAGGCGGCGTCCGCCTCCGGTCACCCACGGCGGCGCCACCCACGGCCGAGGCTGGGCGCGGTTCCTGCCCGGGGGGGGGTACGGGCGGTGCCGGCGGCGGCTGCCACTAGCGGCTGTCATCCGCTCGGGTACGCGACCACCAGCGCCGGCCGAGCCGCTTCAGCCGGCGACCACGGCCACAAACGGCCCTCAGCGACGGCCGCCCTCCGCCGGCCGTCATCCGACCGGGTGACAGCAGTGGGCGCGAGTTGCGGTTGTGACGGGGCTCTGGACGTACCCAAGCAGGCAGGTGACCGCGACCGCCCACGACCGGAAACCGGCGGCCGCCACCGTGACCAACAGCGGACGCCGCCTGGCAAGCCACCGCGCCGAGCCGCCAACCGCCACAGGCGGCCGCCACCGTGACCAACGGCGGACGCCGCCTGGCAAGCCACCGCGTCCCGCCGCCAACCGCAACTGGAGGCCGCGACCGAGCGGTCTCAGGCCGCGGCGGCCATCCGCACACCGGCAGCCGCCACCCGGGCACTGATCAGCCCGACCAACTCCGGCGCATCCCCGAGCGGCTCCGCCACCGCGACCGCCCCGGCTTCCCGAGCCGACTCCACCGCCATGTCATACAGCAACCCAGGCGCGAGGAAGTACCCCGCCACGGCAACCCGCCGGGCACCGAGCTCCCGCAGCCCCCGCACCGCGTCCCCGGCCCGAGGCCCCACCCCGGACGAATAGGACACCGCCGCCGGCACCCCCAGCCGGGCCCCGAGGGCCGCCGCCGCATGCTCCACCGTCCCGCGAGCCGCCGCGTCCCGGGTCCCGGCAGCGGCCAGGACGATCCCGTCGAACCCGGCCGGCGGTAGCCGCCGGACCAGCCCGTCCAGCAGCAAACGAGGGACCCGCACCGGAGTCCCGACCGGCGGCCCGAGCACCTCGGCCAGCACCACGTCAGCCGCCAGGGACGACGCCAAGGCGACCACCGCGGGAAGATCAACCCGTCCGTGGTACGCCGAGGTCAGCAGCAACGGCACCAGCACCGCCCGCCGGGCCCCCAGCCCGGCCAGCACGTCGAGCGGCCGCGGCCCGGCATGGTCCAGGTAGGCCGCCCGCACCAGCCACTCGGGCCGGGCCCGCCGCACCGCCCGGGCCAGCGCCTCGGTCGACTCGGCCGCCCGGGGGTCCCGGCTGCCGTGCGCGACGAGCACCACGGCGGGCCGGGGCCGCAACGACCGCGTCTTGACAAGGCGCGGCTCGGCGAGGCCCGGGATCAGACGTGCAGACCGCATTCGGTCTTCTCGAACATCGCCCACCGGCCGGCCCGCGGGTCCTCGCCGGCCTTCGTCTGCCGGGTGCACGGCCAGCAGCCGATCGAGCCGTAGCCCTTCTTGAACAGCTCGTTCACCGGCACGTTCCACCGGCTGATGTAGCGGTCCACGTCCGTCTGGGTCCAGGCCGCGATCGGGTTGACCTTGACCTTGCCCTTCTTGGCGTCGAACGCGACGACCGGCGTGTTGGCGCGGGTCGGCGACTCGTCGCGGCGCAGGCCGGTGGCCCAGGAGTCGTACTCGGCGAGGGCGCGCTCGAGCGGCTCGACCTTGCGCATGAAGCAGCACTCGTCGGGGCTGCGGGCGAAGAGCCGGGGACC encodes:
- a CDS encoding WhiB family transcriptional regulator, with amino-acid sequence MDWRHDAICRDEDPELFFPIGTSGPALLQVEQAKAVCRRCPVTESCLQWALESGQDAGVWGGMSEDERRAVKRRGGLRVSAPTA
- a CDS encoding sirohydrochlorin chelatase, with translation MRSARLIPGLAEPRLVKTRSLRPRPAVVLVAHGSRDPRAAESTEALARAVRRARPEWLVRAAYLDHAGPRPLDVLAGLGARRAVLVPLLLTSAYHGRVDLPAVVALASSLAADVVLAEVLGPPVGTPVRVPRLLLDGLVRRLPPAGFDGIVLAAAGTRDAAARGTVEHAAAALGARLGVPAAVSYSSGVGPRAGDAVRGLRELGARRVAVAGYFLAPGLLYDMAVESAREAGAVAVAEPLGDAPELVGLISARVAAAGVRMAAAA